In Necator americanus strain Aroian chromosome IV, whole genome shotgun sequence, the following proteins share a genomic window:
- a CDS encoding hypothetical protein (NECATOR_CHRIV.G15394.T1) — protein sequence MRGSRVSKGIQHDYPSSHYFETHWGIKRVQATFYENAIIDVKRGVQEVESAIDDVHAYHIGLGCPIRAQWNEHIRMHWLRLSGSGIEHDERHDPGQEETSGLVSV from the exons atgcgaggaagcagggtttcgaaggGGATTCAACACGATTATCCGAGTTCACACTATTTCGAAACTCACTGGGGTATCAAGAGAGTACAAGCTACATTCTATGAGAATgccatcattgacgtgaagagaggggtccaagagg ttGAATCTGCAatagacgatgttcatgcgtatCACAtaggtctcggatgccccattcgcgcccaatggaatgaacatatccgaatgcactggctacgtttatctgggtcgggaattgaacatgatgaacgacatgaccctgggcaggaggagacgagcggcttggtgagcgtataa